DNA sequence from the Candidatus Falkowbacteria bacterium genome:
TAATAATACTAATATTACCGTGTTAAGCGTATTAAATCAACCCGGTAAAAAATATGCTTGACATTTTTTTCATATTGTGCTACAATATATCTAAGTGAAAAAAATATTTTAAAAAAGAGAATTCGTCGAGCTTTAAAAATGTTTGATTTACCATTTTACAAAGTAATGATATCACATCATGAACGGAGTTATCAAAAAGAAGACTGACAAAGGTTTCGGCTTCATCGCCATCGATGGCGAAAGCAAGGACCTGTTCTTCCACAGCAATTCCCTGGTCGGCGTCAGCTTTGACCAGATCAACGAGGGTGACCAGGTCACTTTCGAATCAGCGGAATCGCCGAAAGGTATGAACGCAGTCAACGTTAAGCTCGCTTAACCTCGACTCATATAAAACTCCCGGGCAAATGCCCGGGAGTTTTTTTATTTGAAAAAAACCCACCGAAGCGGGTTCCCCGTCAGTGGGTTGATTGGTTTCAATTAAAAGGAGACGGCACCACGCCCTCGCCGGTCAGCGACAGCAGTCCGGGGGACCACATGAACGCATCCGGTTGCCGGGACAAGGCCTCGAAATCTTCTTCGGCCAGAATCCTGATCGCCCGGCCTTCGTCGCCGATTTCGGCGTTAAAGGCGATCTTCTCAGACAGGTTCGCAAGCAGATTCAGCTCGAGCAGCTTGGCCTGCCGCTTGGGCAACAGTTCCCAGACTTTCTTCAAGACCTCCAGATCGGTGCAGATGAACAGCTCGAGCCCTTCGCTGACCAAGGCCGGAAAAGTGCCCATCAGGCCGTGTTTCAGTATCAGCAGGTACCCGGGAATCGCTTCGTAGCCTTCAAGTCCCTGCTCTCTCGCTTCACCCATGGTTGTCGGTTTCTGCATCTCGTATTCTCCTTATCGTTCAGGGTTGGACTGCCATTGATCAGCTCAGAGACAAACGCTGATTTCGCGGTGGTTGTTATGATTTCATATCCTGTCATGCGCCACTTCAAGCCTTTCCGTGGCACACCCTCTCATGTTCCTGCGCCATTTCCGACTTGATGCGGTTTCCGCACGCCTCGCAGATGTAGCAGCAAGGAGCGAAATGCATCATCCCTGAATCTTTGTCGTGGCATGAACAGCCGCATTGATAAAGAAAAATAATGCTGCATCTCAGCTGCATCAGCCTGAAGCAGAATTCTTCCTCAGTCAGGATGTCTTCGTTCGGATCAGCTACGCCTATCGAGTGAGTCAGGACTTCAGTTCCCGTATCCCAGAGGGCCTTCCGGTAACTTTCATTCTGAATAAATAGAGCGGCATAGGCCCTGTCGAGCAATTCCTGATATTCCTGGCCGTGGCGATCATATGTTTTGCCGCGCCAGTTCAATTCGTGCTTGCCCTGCTTCCAGGTCTCAATTCGCTCAAGTCCGAATCGCTTAGCCTCGATGCCGACCAGCTTGCACACCGACTCCTGCAGTGCCAGGTCGTCAGTCAGCAAAGACTGCAGAAAACCTTCCATCGAAGCGCACAAGACGCCATCCAAGTAGAAGAAGTAGGCGGCGAAGTTGGTCAAGGCGCCAGCCGGGTAAGGCAATTTTGATTTGATCTCCATAAATCCTCCACTAAGGTCGGGATAAAAATCCGGTATTCATCTGCGCCTACCCGGTAAACGACTTCAAGTAAACATCGTACCAATCCGTACCGCTGCCCACGAGCACCTCGGTCCTCGCACCGTTCTTCCTAGCTAGGAAGAAAACCTGCTTCGTGTAGTCGAAGCTTGGGACAGGCTCGCAGATCAAGGTGACCTGCTCGCCAACCTGCAATTGGGCAGCCGCTTTTTTGCTTGTGGTAAAGAAAAACTTACCACCCTGCTCCTTGACCATGTACTCACGGCCTTCATCTTTGGTAATTTCTCCAATCACGACCGTCACTACTGCGACAACAATCGAACTGCAATTTTTAATGACCATGACTCAATCTCCTTTGTGATAGTTATTTTTTACAACTAGCTTAGTTTAAGGAAAATTTGATTTTATACCATAACACATTACTATTATTTTGTCCATCATGCCCCATTAGGACAGGAGCTCACGCCTCACCAGTCCGCCGTCGCGGGCTGGTTCGTTGCCCTGGGCAGCGCAGAAGTGATTCCCATCACTTCTGCGGCGCTCGACTGCGATGTTGCTCTGGTGAGCAACATCTTGCTCACTGCTGCCCGCCTGCCTGCCGGTAGGCAGGTTCGAGTCCCATTCCAAAATCAATAATAAAAAGGAGCACTTCTGACGAAGTGCTCCTTTTTATTATTGGCTCGGGGATAGGGACTCTCACCGGGGCGGAAGCCCCACGCCTCACGCATTAGTTTTCTTTCGGCCCTATCCACAAACAAAACAAAATCAGCCCCAGAAGGGACTGATTTCATTTTGCTCGGGGATAGGGACTCGAACCCCAATTGACGGGACCAGAACCCGCTGTCCTACCATTAGACGATCCCCGAATATATGCATTTTTTCAATACAAAAAGGCGGTTAAGCCTTGTTTGCTATTGTAACCGAATTACTAGAAATTGTCAATCGCTTCCCTTATCTCTGGCAAAGCTGCAATGGCCGCTTTGGCTCCGGCGCTGATGAAATTATCAACCTTGAAGAATTTGAAGCTGGAAACCAGGCCGTTGCCGTTGAGGTCGGGTCTGATCGTTACCACCTTCTGGTGTTCCGTCTGACCATCCCAAACCGACTTGTTGCGGATGGTTTCGTATGATTGCATCATGGTAAATATCAAATCCGGCTTCTCTTTCAGCTTGCTTCCCCGCTTCAAAACCAAGTCCACGGCAATAACGATATCAGCGCCCCAGGCCAAAGCCTCGGCAATCGGCGTCGGGCTGGCCACTCCGCCATCGACCAGATAATCATCTCCCAATTTGACCGGCGGGAAGACCCCTGGTACGGCAATACTCGCCTGGATAGCGTTAGCCAAGTTGCCCTTGTTGATAATGACCGGTTGGCCGTCAGCCAGGTTGGTGGCTATGATCCATAAAGGAGCCGAAAGGTGGTTGAAATCGTTGCGACCGACCAGTTTCTCGATATAGCGATGGGCTTTCTTACCCTTGAGTAGCGAATACTTAGGAACAGCCAGATCGACTATTTCCTTGATGGCCTTGCGCTTGTTAAAGCCACGGGCCTCGGTCTCGAAGTGGTCGAGCCGGCCCAGCAGATGGCAGGCGCCGACGATGGCGCCCATGCTGGTGGCGACGATGGCATCGATGGTGATGCCTGCGGCCTCGAGCGTCCTCAAGACGCCGACATGGGCCAGGCCGCGAGCGCCGCCGCCGCCCAAAGCCAAAGCGACCTTCGGCCGCCTGCGAGCACTAATCTTGGTTGTTGCCTCCTCTTTTTTTGCCATATCTTATCTTTAGCCGACGACCTTGCCGCCGAATGCCTTTAATAAATTATCGATCATCTTGTCGTTTTCCGGTTTGGCCGGAGCCTCGGCT
Encoded proteins:
- a CDS encoding cold shock domain-containing protein, with the protein product MMNGVIKKKTDKGFGFIAIDGESKDLFFHSNSLVGVSFDQINEGDQVTFESAESPKGMNAVNVKLA